In Rhodospirillales bacterium, a genomic segment contains:
- a CDS encoding 2-oxoacid:acceptor oxidoreductase family protein has product MDARADTTPPTNVLIVGVGGQGVIMVSKVLAQLCQRHGLQVKQSEVHGMAKRGGGVFSHVRFGPQVWSPVIPKGEVDILVALEWAEGLRWLNHLRRDGGTFVADTQQIVPPISFRNRSRGARSAYRPETPAEIVDQVGNGFALDATDMAAGLGNARAANAVLLGALSTALPFSVDGWLEVLSQSVPARTVETNRSAFLAGREWVETADRRPTAEAAVVHAVVAPESQDTYRLEITEAWCKSCDICVKMCPERCLALNDAQIAVLAVPAACTACRLCEWLCPDFAIRVVREQEPAAVT; this is encoded by the coding sequence ATGGACGCACGCGCCGACACGACCCCGCCCACCAACGTGCTGATCGTCGGCGTCGGCGGTCAGGGCGTGATCATGGTGTCCAAGGTGCTGGCGCAGCTCTGCCAACGCCACGGCCTGCAGGTAAAGCAGAGCGAAGTGCACGGCATGGCCAAGCGGGGCGGCGGGGTGTTCAGCCACGTCCGTTTTGGGCCGCAGGTGTGGTCCCCGGTGATCCCCAAGGGCGAGGTCGACATCCTGGTCGCGCTGGAATGGGCGGAAGGGCTGCGCTGGCTCAACCACCTCCGGCGCGACGGCGGCACCTTCGTCGCCGACACGCAACAGATCGTGCCGCCGATCTCGTTCCGCAACCGCTCGCGCGGCGCCCGCTCCGCCTATCGCCCCGAGACGCCGGCGGAGATCGTCGACCAGGTCGGCAACGGCTTCGCGCTTGACGCGACCGACATGGCGGCCGGCCTCGGCAACGCCCGCGCCGCCAACGCCGTGCTGCTGGGCGCGCTGTCGACCGCCCTCCCCTTCTCCGTCGACGGTTGGCTGGAGGTGCTTTCGCAGTCGGTGCCCGCCAGGACCGTGGAGACCAACCGCAGCGCCTTCCTCGCCGGCCGAGAGTGGGTCGAGACCGCCGACCGCCGGCCCACAGCGGAGGCAGCGGTCGTGCACGCCGTCGTCGCGCCGGAGTCGCAAGACACATACCGCCTGGAGATCACCGAGGCGTGGTGCAAGAGCTGCGACATCTGCGTAAAGATGTGCCCGGAGCGCTGCCTCGCCTTGAACGACGCCCAGATCGCGGTTCTCGCCGTCCCCGCCGCCTGCACCGCCTGCCGCCTCTGCGAATGGCTATGCCCGGACTTCGCCATCCGCGTCGTCCGCGAACAAGAACCAGCCGCGGTAACGTAG
- a CDS encoding Lrp/AsnC ligand binding domain-containing protein — MQTIFVQVKCELGKSYEVAEEAVELAEGVSEVYSISGQYDLMLKCYLEDGADIGHFVNEKLQTLAGVKDTFTTIAFKAFT; from the coding sequence ATGCAGACCATCTTCGTCCAGGTGAAGTGCGAGCTCGGCAAGAGCTACGAGGTTGCCGAGGAGGCGGTGGAGTTGGCGGAAGGAGTCTCCGAAGTCTATTCCATATCCGGTCAGTACGATCTGATGCTGAAGTGTTACCTGGAGGATGGCGCAGACATCGGCCACTTCGTCAACGAGAAGCTGCAGACCCTCGCGGGCGTGAAGGACACCTTCACCACCATTGCTTTCAAGGCCTTCACCTGA
- a CDS encoding hydrolase: MLINSDESCLLIVDIQSRLLPVMADPDAVVGNTRLLMRAAGRLGVPVLASEQYPRGIGHTVSPVAELLPDNSVVEKMHFSCLREDFFADRLEALGRRQAVVAGIEAHVCVLQTADDLVSAGYDVFVVADATSSRTHANHQAALARLEAAGAHLVTTEMVVFEWMAKAGTPEFRELVALIK, translated from the coding sequence ATGTTGATCAATTCCGACGAGTCGTGCCTGTTGATCGTCGACATTCAGTCCCGCCTGCTGCCGGTCATGGCCGATCCGGACGCGGTCGTCGGAAATACGCGGCTCTTAATGCGCGCCGCCGGCCGGTTGGGCGTCCCGGTCCTGGCCTCCGAGCAGTACCCGCGCGGCATCGGGCACACCGTGTCGCCGGTGGCGGAACTGCTGCCGGACAACAGCGTGGTGGAGAAGATGCATTTCTCCTGCCTCCGGGAGGATTTCTTCGCAGACAGGCTGGAGGCGCTCGGACGTCGGCAGGCGGTGGTTGCGGGCATCGAGGCGCACGTGTGCGTGCTGCAGACGGCGGATGATCTGGTCTCCGCGGGCTACGACGTTTTTGTGGTCGCCGATGCCACGTCGTCGCGGACCCACGCCAACCATCAAGCGGCGCTCGCCCGCCTCGAAGCCGCCGGCGCGCATCTCGTCACCACCGAGATGGTGGTGTTCGAATGGATGGCGAAAGCGGGGACTCCGGAGTTCCGGGAACTGGTGGCGCTCATCAAGTAG
- a CDS encoding 2-oxoacid:acceptor oxidoreductase subunit alpha produces MPASTQTNGLRQNLQGNHACAVAAIAAGCRFYAGYPITPSSEVAERMAVELPKVGGAFIQMEDEIASMGAVIGASMGGVKAMTATSGPGFSLKQENLGYAAMVEAPCVVINVMRGGPSTGMPTRPSQGDLMQARWGTHGDHPIVVLTPASVAEAYRQTIRAFNLSERLRTPVIVLLDEVIAHLVETVDIARADPMQRVDRTWASEPPETFRPYAASADGVPAMPRPGDGYRSHTTGLTHGPSGFPTQKPAEVTAAMTRLLGKIDRHRDIVDSVETTGCEDAEVLVVAVGIVARAARRAVDQAQERGIRAGLFRPITLWPFPEAQFRQLDDRVRAILVPEMNAGQLCLEVERLSGRRTRIGRINRIDGEPIDPDAILSAIEELARHG; encoded by the coding sequence ATGCCGGCAAGTACCCAAACCAATGGTCTGCGCCAGAACCTGCAGGGCAACCACGCCTGCGCCGTCGCGGCAATAGCGGCGGGCTGCCGCTTCTATGCCGGCTATCCGATCACGCCGTCGTCCGAGGTCGCCGAACGCATGGCGGTCGAACTGCCCAAGGTCGGCGGCGCCTTCATCCAGATGGAGGACGAGATCGCCTCCATGGGCGCGGTGATCGGGGCCTCCATGGGCGGCGTCAAGGCGATGACAGCGACCAGCGGTCCCGGCTTCTCGCTCAAGCAGGAGAACCTGGGGTACGCCGCCATGGTCGAGGCGCCCTGCGTGGTGATCAACGTGATGCGCGGCGGTCCGTCGACCGGCATGCCGACCCGGCCCTCCCAGGGCGACCTCATGCAGGCCCGCTGGGGCACCCACGGCGACCACCCGATCGTGGTGCTGACGCCGGCCTCTGTCGCCGAGGCGTATCGGCAGACGATCCGCGCCTTCAACCTGTCGGAGCGGCTCCGCACCCCGGTGATCGTGCTCTTGGACGAAGTCATCGCCCACCTGGTCGAGACCGTCGATATCGCCCGCGCCGACCCCATGCAGCGCGTCGACCGCACCTGGGCGAGCGAGCCGCCCGAGACGTTCCGGCCCTACGCCGCGAGCGCGGACGGCGTGCCGGCGATGCCCCGTCCCGGTGACGGCTACCGCAGTCACACCACCGGCCTCACCCACGGCCCGAGCGGCTTTCCAACCCAGAAGCCGGCCGAGGTCACCGCCGCCATGACCCGCCTGCTCGGCAAGATCGACCGCCATCGCGACATCGTCGACTCGGTCGAGACCACGGGCTGCGAAGACGCAGAGGTGCTGGTGGTCGCGGTCGGCATCGTCGCACGCGCCGCCCGCCGCGCGGTCGATCAGGCGCAGGAACGGGGTATCAGGGCCGGGCTGTTTCGCCCGATCACTCTGTGGCCATTCCCGGAAGCGCAATTCCGCCAGCTCGATGATCGTGTGCGGGCGATCCTCGTGCCCGAGATGAACGCCGGCCAGCTTTGCCTTGAGGTCGAACGCCTGTCCGGCCGCCGCACCCGCATTGGCCGCATCAATCGCATCGACGGCGAGCCCATAGACCCCGACGCAATCCTGTCCGCCATCGAGGAGTTGGCCCGTCATGGATGA
- a CDS encoding YccF domain-containing protein — protein sequence MSLVNVVLNVLWVVTGGVWMAAGWLIAAVVMALTIIGIPWTRAAIDIARYTLLPFGFRAVPRDKVAGREDLGTGALGWVGNLIWLLLAGWWLAIGHLVTAVVLALTIIGLPFAWAHLKLAWLSLWPIGKAIVPVEDLDALETLRR from the coding sequence ATGTCACTCGTAAACGTGGTGCTGAACGTGTTGTGGGTGGTGACCGGAGGCGTCTGGATGGCGGCCGGCTGGCTGATCGCGGCCGTGGTCATGGCGCTCACCATCATCGGCATTCCGTGGACCCGCGCCGCCATCGACATTGCCCGCTACACCCTGCTGCCGTTCGGCTTCCGCGCGGTGCCGCGGGACAAGGTGGCGGGCCGCGAGGACCTCGGTACCGGCGCCCTTGGCTGGGTCGGCAACCTGATCTGGTTGTTGCTCGCCGGGTGGTGGCTGGCGATCGGCCACCTGGTCACCGCGGTGGTCCTTGCGCTGACCATCATCGGCTTGCCGTTCGCCTGGGCGCACCTGAAGCTCGCATGGCTTTCGCTGTGGCCGATCGGCAAGGCCATTGTGCCCGTCGAGGACCTCGACGCCCTGGAGACACTGCGGCGGTGA
- the iorA gene encoding indolepyruvate ferredoxin oxidoreductase subunit alpha — MRARSINEPNDGDNAAPALRDGNALETHLNTIDDAAWNTPSVRPLTGNEAIAQGAWEAGVRVAAAYPGTPSTEILETLSTYPAQDLHAQWSTNEKVALDVAIGASFAGVRALAAMKHVGLNVASDALMSQSYIGVNGGLVIVVCDDPGIHSSQNEQDTRLFARLAKVPCLEPADAQEALELTRLAFDISEQFDTSVIVRSTTRLSHTRSLVATGARRAIESRGFVENPNKNVMIPTNARVRHPQMIQREADLAAHFAAEPFVRRDDGGASIGIITAGTPYSYVKEVLPQASVLKLSVSYPLPMDVIGDFCSAHERVFVIEELEPVIETEIKAAGFTVEGKSLFARTGELSPELVRAGFEKAGILQPRPEAEPWAVTPPARPPVLCSGCPHTTSYMALRAMNGRVAGDIGCYTLAAIEPLRSVDTCVSMGSSIANAVGMAKAGGMAKAGGETRPILATIGDSTFLHAGIPPLIDAVYNDANITVVILDNHITAMTGGQQHPGTGRTLRGDVAHRVDFEQMARACGVKWVKKVDAYDVAGAYQALREAAAYRGPAVVIADRPCVLDPVKIKGPALAVRADGCTACQMCMNLGCPSLLWTDEMYDGHHKVRINKDTCIGCTLCAQICPSDCIQPTVQ, encoded by the coding sequence ATGCGCGCCCGAAGCATCAACGAGCCGAACGATGGCGACAACGCTGCGCCGGCATTGAGGGATGGAAACGCCTTGGAAACGCATCTGAACACCATTGATGACGCGGCTTGGAACACGCCGTCGGTGCGGCCGTTGACCGGCAACGAGGCCATCGCTCAGGGCGCCTGGGAGGCCGGGGTGCGCGTCGCCGCCGCCTATCCGGGCACGCCGTCGACCGAGATCCTGGAGACGCTGAGCACCTACCCCGCCCAGGACCTCCACGCCCAGTGGTCGACCAATGAGAAGGTCGCCCTCGACGTCGCCATCGGCGCCTCTTTCGCCGGCGTGCGCGCGCTGGCCGCCATGAAGCACGTCGGCCTCAACGTCGCCTCGGACGCGCTGATGTCCCAGAGCTACATCGGCGTCAACGGCGGCCTTGTCATCGTCGTTTGCGACGATCCCGGCATCCACTCATCGCAGAACGAACAGGACACCCGGCTGTTCGCGCGCCTCGCCAAGGTGCCGTGCCTGGAGCCGGCCGACGCCCAGGAAGCGCTGGAGCTGACCCGCCTCGCCTTCGACATCTCGGAGCAGTTCGACACCTCGGTGATCGTCCGCTCCACGACGCGGCTGTCGCACACCCGCAGCCTGGTCGCCACCGGTGCTCGCCGCGCGATCGAGTCGCGAGGCTTCGTCGAGAACCCCAACAAGAACGTGATGATCCCCACCAACGCCCGCGTCCGCCATCCGCAGATGATCCAGCGCGAAGCCGACCTTGCCGCGCACTTCGCCGCGGAGCCGTTCGTCCGCCGCGACGACGGCGGTGCTTCGATCGGCATCATAACCGCTGGCACCCCCTACAGCTACGTCAAGGAGGTGCTGCCGCAGGCGAGCGTCCTCAAACTCTCCGTCTCATATCCGTTGCCGATGGACGTGATCGGCGACTTCTGCAGCGCCCACGAGCGAGTGTTCGTGATCGAGGAGCTGGAGCCGGTGATCGAGACCGAGATCAAGGCGGCCGGCTTCACGGTCGAGGGCAAGTCGCTGTTCGCGCGGACCGGCGAGCTGTCGCCGGAACTGGTGCGGGCCGGGTTCGAAAAGGCGGGTATATTGCAGCCGCGACCGGAGGCCGAGCCATGGGCGGTGACGCCGCCGGCGCGGCCGCCGGTGCTGTGCTCCGGCTGTCCGCACACCACCAGCTACATGGCCCTCCGGGCGATGAACGGGCGGGTCGCCGGCGACATCGGCTGCTACACGCTCGCGGCGATCGAGCCGCTCCGCTCCGTCGACACCTGCGTCTCCATGGGCTCGTCCATCGCCAACGCTGTGGGTATGGCAAAGGCGGGCGGCATGGCCAAGGCCGGCGGCGAGACGCGCCCGATCCTCGCCACCATCGGCGATTCCACATTCCTCCACGCCGGGATTCCGCCGTTGATCGACGCGGTATACAACGACGCCAACATTACCGTCGTCATCCTCGACAACCACATCACCGCGATGACCGGCGGGCAGCAGCACCCCGGTACCGGGCGGACGTTGCGGGGCGATGTGGCGCACCGCGTCGACTTCGAGCAGATGGCGCGGGCCTGCGGCGTCAAGTGGGTGAAGAAGGTCGACGCCTACGATGTCGCCGGCGCCTACCAGGCGCTGCGCGAGGCCGCCGCCTATCGTGGTCCCGCCGTGGTCATCGCCGACCGGCCATGCGTGCTCGATCCCGTCAAGATCAAGGGACCGGCCTTGGCGGTGCGCGCCGACGGCTGCACCGCCTGCCAGATGTGCATGAATCTCGGCTGCCCGTCGCTGCTGTGGACCGACGAAATGTATGACGGCCACCACAAGGTCAGGATCAACAAGGACACGTGCATCGGCTGCACCTTGTGCGCCCAGATCTGCCCGTCCGACTGCATCCAGCCGACAGTCCAATAA
- a CDS encoding NAD(P)-binding protein: MFDALIVGAGFAGSVLAERLANEGDNRILLIDRRPHIGGNAYDRFDKAGNVIAPYGRHVLQTGDRRVINYLSRFAEWERYCSDGPDGGEAAEGAGEGGSMLVPSEGYTRMFETMLASPNVKIMLKVDYKEVRDLVPFRRLIYTGSLDDYFDYCYGRLPYWPAEKNGTAPHRAPARQFDAAEVVPERPEDKAGYPVAGDDSRALFQRYRDLAETAVDVYFTGRLPSYRYCTIDEVVVQSLALFHQLKSEYPADVAPRGNAGARGPVRAVQAANA; encoded by the coding sequence ATGTTCGATGCTCTTATAGTCGGTGCAGGTTTTGCGGGAAGCGTGCTTGCGGAGCGGCTGGCCAACGAGGGGGATAATCGTATCCTGCTGATCGACCGGCGGCCCCACATCGGCGGTAACGCCTATGATCGTTTCGACAAGGCGGGCAACGTGATCGCGCCCTACGGCCGGCATGTGCTGCAGACCGGCGACAGGCGGGTCATCAACTACCTTTCGCGCTTCGCCGAGTGGGAGCGGTACTGCTCAGATGGACCCGATGGCGGCGAAGCCGCGGAGGGTGCCGGCGAGGGGGGCTCGATGCTGGTGCCGTCGGAGGGCTACACGCGGATGTTCGAGACCATGCTGGCGTCGCCCAACGTCAAGATCATGCTGAAGGTCGACTACAAGGAGGTGCGGGACCTGGTGCCGTTCCGCCGGCTGATCTACACGGGCTCGCTCGACGACTACTTCGATTACTGTTATGGCAGGCTGCCATATTGGCCGGCCGAAAAGAATGGTACGGCGCCGCATCGCGCGCCGGCGCGCCAATTCGATGCCGCCGAGGTGGTTCCGGAGCGGCCCGAGGACAAGGCGGGCTATCCCGTAGCAGGGGACGACAGTCGTGCCCTGTTCCAGCGCTATCGGGATCTCGCCGAAACCGCAGTGGATGTATACTTCACCGGCCGCCTGCCATCCTATCGCTACTGCACCATTGACGAGGTAGTGGTGCAGTCGCTGGCCCTGTTCCATCAACTCAAGAGCGAGTATCCGGCTGACGTGGCGCCGCGGGGCAACGCCGGGGCGCGGGGGCCGGTGCGGGCGGTGCAGGCGGCGAATGCCTGA
- a CDS encoding hemerythrin family protein yields the protein MLRDRGQVVRQAAHPVEPAAFDRTRSRHTIRSDLALIADEHAVLSWQCRILLEAVENGRPLGTLRRYIQGLLDAARNHFRSEERVMRATRFADADDHGADHERLLRDAAGVLRRVDVDPLAVDWTRVCDDLGRQLSEHQSRQDRELEGHIRRLRA from the coding sequence ATGCTTCGCGACCGAGGCCAAGTGGTCCGCCAGGCGGCCCACCCCGTCGAGCCCGCGGCGTTCGACCGCACCAGGAGCAGGCACACCATCCGCAGCGATTTGGCCCTGATCGCCGATGAGCATGCCGTCCTGTCGTGGCAATGCCGGATCCTGCTCGAGGCCGTGGAAAACGGCCGACCGCTAGGGACGCTCAGGCGCTATATCCAGGGCCTGCTGGACGCCGCCCGCAATCACTTCCGCAGCGAAGAGCGGGTGATGCGCGCGACCCGATTTGCCGATGCGGATGACCATGGCGCCGACCACGAGCGCTTGCTGCGCGATGCCGCCGGAGTACTGCGCCGGGTCGATGTAGATCCCCTGGCTGTCGACTGGACGCGTGTCTGCGACGACCTCGGCCGGCAGTTGTCGGAGCACCAATCGCGGCAGGATCGCGAACTCGAGGGCCATATCAGACGGCTTCGCGCGTAG
- a CDS encoding DEAD/DEAH box helicase, with amino-acid sequence MHTSHATGFSELGLSQDVLRAVADAGYAQPTPIQEQAIPTVFAGRDIFGSAQTGTGKTASFTLPMIDILAAGRAKARMPRSLILEPTRELAAQVADNFDTYGKYHKLNKALIIGGESMGDQVRVLERGVDVLIATPGRLLDMFDRGYLLMNDVKILVIDEADRMLDMGFIPDVERILSLVSRKRQTLLFSATMPAEIRRLASAFLINPKEIMTSPSSTPAETVAHGLVVIAGKEGLVPKNKRAALRRLIDSKDIGNALIFCNRKRDIGILQRSLQRHGYDAQMLHGDMAQSARTEVLARFKGGGLPLLVCSDVAARGLDIAGVDAVINFDVPRNPEDYIHRIGRTGRAGRPGRAFTVATPEDGKYVAGIETLIGKPIDRLTLEGIEVGDLAEEERDGRRRRGRRERAAPKALKPRAARPAPPRPAHGRPAKTEQPRTETARAASPSPQRQGNKVPAAPDRERNGRSKRQKSDAGGSDGEAVVGMGSHVPAFLRRVPKLRD; translated from the coding sequence ATCCACACATCGCACGCGACGGGTTTCTCCGAACTCGGTCTCAGCCAGGACGTTCTTCGCGCCGTTGCTGACGCCGGCTACGCGCAGCCTACGCCTATTCAAGAGCAGGCGATCCCGACGGTGTTCGCTGGACGCGACATCTTCGGCAGCGCTCAGACCGGAACGGGCAAGACCGCTTCGTTCACCCTGCCGATGATCGACATTCTGGCGGCCGGCCGCGCCAAGGCGCGCATGCCGCGATCGCTGATCCTGGAGCCGACCCGCGAGTTGGCGGCGCAGGTTGCCGACAACTTCGACACCTACGGCAAATATCACAAGCTGAACAAGGCGTTGATCATAGGCGGCGAGTCGATGGGGGATCAGGTCCGGGTCCTCGAACGGGGGGTCGACGTTCTCATCGCGACGCCCGGGCGCCTGCTCGACATGTTCGACCGCGGCTATCTGTTGATGAACGACGTCAAGATCCTGGTGATCGACGAGGCCGATCGCATGCTGGACATGGGGTTCATCCCCGATGTCGAACGCATTCTGTCGCTGGTGTCCCGCAAACGCCAGACCTTGCTCTTCTCCGCCACCATGCCGGCAGAAATCCGCCGGCTTGCCAGCGCATTTCTGATCAATCCGAAGGAGATCATGACGTCGCCGTCATCGACGCCGGCGGAGACGGTGGCGCATGGCTTGGTGGTGATCGCCGGCAAGGAAGGGCTGGTGCCCAAGAACAAGCGGGCGGCGCTGCGCCGGCTGATCGATTCCAAGGACATCGGCAACGCGCTCATCTTCTGTAACCGCAAGCGCGATATCGGCATATTGCAACGATCGTTGCAGCGCCACGGCTACGACGCCCAGATGCTGCACGGGGACATGGCGCAATCGGCGCGTACCGAGGTCCTCGCCCGCTTCAAGGGCGGCGGCCTGCCGCTCCTGGTGTGCAGCGACGTGGCCGCGCGCGGCCTCGACATCGCCGGCGTGGACGCGGTTATCAACTTCGACGTGCCCCGCAACCCGGAAGACTACATTCACCGCATCGGACGCACCGGCAGGGCCGGGCGCCCAGGCCGGGCCTTCACCGTCGCGACCCCCGAAGACGGCAAGTACGTGGCCGGCATCGAAACGCTGATCGGCAAACCGATCGACCGCTTGACTCTCGAAGGTATCGAGGTCGGAGACCTTGCGGAAGAGGAGCGCGACGGCCGACGCCGCCGTGGCCGACGCGAACGCGCGGCGCCGAAGGCCCTGAAGCCGCGCGCGGCGCGGCCGGCACCCCCACGACCAGCACACGGGCGCCCCGCCAAGACGGAACAGCCGCGGACGGAAACGGCGCGCGCGGCGTCACCTTCCCCGCAGCGGCAAGGTAACAAAGTGCCAGCCGCCCCCGACCGAGAGCGCAACGGTCGCTCGAAGCGCCAGAAATCGGATGCGGGCGGATCGGACGGTGAAGCGGTCGTCGGCATGGGAAGCCACGTCCCGGCATTTCTCCGGCGCGTCCCCAAGCTTCGCGATTGA
- a CDS encoding gamma carbonic anhydrase family protein: protein MPGLILPYRQILPQIADTAFIAPTAAVVGDVVIGAETNVWFGCVIRGDVNEIRIGERTNIQDGTIIHVTRQKYGTYIGCDVTIGHMALLHACTLEDTCFIGMQATVMDACVVEGGAMVAAGALVTPGKRIRRGQLWAGRPAKHLRDLSAEEWEGMASTAPHYVRLGQEYLAAEGVGRRRADA from the coding sequence ATGCCGGGTCTGATCCTGCCCTACCGGCAGATCCTGCCGCAGATTGCCGACACTGCGTTCATCGCTCCGACTGCGGCGGTGGTCGGCGACGTCGTCATCGGCGCCGAAACCAACGTGTGGTTCGGCTGCGTCATCCGCGGCGACGTCAACGAAATCCGCATTGGCGAGCGCACCAACATCCAGGACGGCACCATAATTCATGTCACGCGCCAGAAGTACGGGACGTACATCGGCTGCGACGTGACCATCGGCCACATGGCGCTGCTCCACGCCTGCACCCTGGAAGACACCTGTTTCATCGGCATGCAGGCAACCGTGATGGATGCATGCGTCGTGGAAGGCGGAGCAATGGTGGCGGCCGGGGCGCTGGTCACCCCCGGCAAGCGCATTCGCAGGGGGCAGTTGTGGGCGGGGCGGCCGGCCAAGCATCTTCGCGATCTGAGCGCCGAGGAATGGGAGGGCATGGCGTCGACCGCTCCCCATTACGTCCGCCTCGGACAGGAATATCTGGCGGCGGAGGGTGTTGGCCGGCGGCGCGCCGATGCCTGA
- a CDS encoding 2-oxoacid:ferredoxin oxidoreductase subunit beta: protein MDDAIDTALEPCAGAAATTAPSDFDIRDYLRTELLPHFMCPGCGHGIALRALLWAVHELGIAKDRLAVVTGIGCSGRTGAYIDANTFHTTHGRPLAFATGLALARPDLEVVVITGDGDCLAIGGNHLIHACRRNLDMTCLMLNNEIYGMTGGQVSPTTGADRLTTTTPSGNTEPVFDACALAAAAGAGLVGRGMTLQTPALKNLIRDAIAHRGFSFVEVISDCTEIFGRKNDLGSSPEMILRQKSAMRPEFYGNVVDQPFRPNAMKTGILARTDRPEYGDAYRAATAAAGASR, encoded by the coding sequence ATGGATGACGCCATCGACACCGCCTTGGAGCCCTGCGCCGGCGCCGCTGCAACGACAGCGCCCTCGGACTTCGACATCCGCGACTACCTGCGCACCGAGCTGCTGCCGCACTTCATGTGCCCCGGCTGCGGCCACGGCATCGCGCTCCGGGCGCTGCTGTGGGCGGTGCACGAACTCGGCATCGCCAAGGACCGCCTCGCCGTCGTCACCGGCATCGGCTGTTCCGGGCGGACCGGCGCCTACATCGACGCCAACACCTTCCACACCACCCACGGCCGGCCGCTGGCGTTCGCCACCGGGCTCGCCCTCGCCCGCCCGGACCTGGAAGTCGTCGTCATCACCGGCGACGGCGACTGTCTCGCGATCGGCGGCAATCACCTGATCCACGCCTGCCGCCGCAACCTCGACATGACCTGCCTGATGCTGAACAACGAGATCTACGGCATGACCGGCGGCCAGGTGTCGCCGACCACCGGCGCCGATCGGCTGACCACCACCACCCCGTCCGGCAACACCGAGCCGGTGTTCGACGCCTGCGCCCTGGCCGCCGCCGCCGGCGCCGGCCTTGTGGGGCGCGGCATGACCCTGCAGACGCCGGCGCTCAAGAACCTGATCAGGGACGCCATCGCCCACCGCGGATTCTCGTTCGTGGAGGTGATCTCCGACTGCACCGAGATCTTCGGGCGCAAGAACGACCTCGGTTCGTCGCCGGAGATGATCTTGCGCCAGAAGAGCGCGATGCGCCCGGAGTTCTACGGCAACGTCGTCGACCAGCCGTTCCGTCCCAACGCCATGAAGACCGGCATCCTCGCCCGCACCGACCGCCCGGAATACGGCGACGCCTACCGCGCCGCCACGGCCGCTGCGGGTGCGAGCCGCTAG
- a CDS encoding alpha/beta hydrolase, translated as MIWTIVVVTVGAYAAVVGGMFALQRNLLYVPDTANTTPAASGAPELSVVTMETTDGLALNSWFRPATAAGRPTIVYFQGNAGHLGYRGMRMRPYLDAGFGVFMVGYRGYGGNPGRPTELGLYTDARAALAFLDARGVPAADVALYGESLGSAVAVHLARERADAGEPVAAVVLEAPLSSAMDVGAHHYPILPVRLLLKDRFDSATKIAGIQTPLLIVHGTRDRVVPRRFGEILFDAAAEPKEAVWIADAGHDDLDRFGIQHVVIRFLGDRVRQAL; from the coding sequence ATGATCTGGACCATCGTTGTCGTCACGGTCGGCGCCTATGCTGCGGTGGTCGGGGGCATGTTCGCCCTTCAGCGCAATCTGCTTTACGTGCCGGACACGGCCAACACGACGCCGGCGGCCAGCGGCGCGCCGGAGTTGTCGGTCGTGACGATGGAGACCACGGATGGTTTGGCGCTCAACTCCTGGTTCCGGCCGGCGACGGCGGCGGGGCGGCCGACCATTGTGTATTTCCAGGGTAACGCAGGCCATCTCGGGTACCGCGGGATGCGCATGCGTCCGTACTTGGACGCCGGCTTCGGGGTGTTCATGGTCGGGTATCGTGGCTACGGCGGCAATCCCGGGCGACCGACCGAGCTTGGGCTGTACACGGATGCCCGGGCCGCCCTCGCGTTTCTCGACGCCCGAGGAGTGCCGGCGGCGGATGTCGCGCTCTACGGCGAATCGCTCGGTTCGGCTGTCGCGGTGCACCTGGCGCGGGAAAGAGCCGATGCGGGCGAACCCGTGGCCGCGGTGGTGCTGGAGGCGCCGCTGTCCTCGGCCATGGACGTTGGTGCGCATCACTATCCGATCTTGCCGGTGCGCCTCCTCCTCAAGGATCGCTTCGACTCCGCAACCAAAATCGCCGGCATTCAAACGCCGCTGTTGATCGTCCACGGGACGCGCGATCGGGTCGTGCCTCGGCGCTTCGGCGAAATTCTGTTCGACGCCGCCGCCGAGCCCAAGGAGGCGGTATGGATCGCCGATGCCGGCCACGACGATCTCGACCGGTTCGGCATCCAGCACGTGGTGATCCGCTTTCTCGGCGACCGGGTTCGTCAAGCTTTGTAA